TACCAACGCCATGTATCATCTCGCTGTGATGTATGCGGAAGGCCAAGGTATCGAACAGAATTACCCCAAGGCCGCTGGCCTGCTTGACCAGGCTGTCATAGAGGGAAATGACGATGCTCGACTCATGCTGGGTTTGTTCAACATATACGGTGACGGTGTTCCCCAAAACCCCGCTAAAGGCGCAACATTAATAGCTACTGCCGCCGACAACGGAAACGACATCGCCATGTACTATCTGGCAAACCTATTTGCTGCAGGCCTTGGCGTAGAGAAGAGCCTCGACAAGGCCGAATACTGGATGCAGGAAGCAAAGAGCGCTGGATTCCCCGTAAGGGATGAACTGCTGACCAAGGACGGCCTCACAGCTTTATATGAAGAATAAAGGCCCAAGAACTACTCATTATACGCAGTGTACAATAGATGTTCTTTGATTCCTGTATAATGTCCGAACCATACAGAATGTGAAGGCCATAAAACAAACCTCACAATCATGCTTTATGGATTCGTTCTATTCGCGTTGGAATAAACATGAACTTACAAGCTTCAGACGCCTTATGGATCTCGGCTTGTATCTCCTTACGCACCAGCCAATAGCAGTAAAAGAGGAAGGGTTGCAGCTTGTTAGCTACAACCCTTTTTAATTCGTGGTGCCGAGGGGGGGATTCGAACCCCCACGAAATTTCTTCCACTGCCCCCTCAAGACAGCGTGTCTACCAATTCCACCACCTCGGCATTTGCGTCGGAAGAGTCTTTTGACCTATCTACTGAAAAAGTCAACAAAAAAATGACTTTTGGGGTCATTTTTTTTGATTTCATACCCTTTTTCTTTGA
The genomic region above belongs to uncultured Pseudodesulfovibrio sp. and contains:
- a CDS encoding tetratricopeptide repeat protein produces the protein MILAFLTMFPMGCMSTMAERQGTKAYIIKDYTTAQLKYQEAADQGNTNAMYHLAVMYAEGQGIEQNYPKAAGLLDQAVIEGNDDARLMLGLFNIYGDGVPQNPAKGATLIATAADNGNDIAMYYLANLFAAGLGVEKSLDKAEYWMQEAKSAGFPVRDELLTKDGLTALYEE